The proteins below are encoded in one region of Nakamurella flava:
- the mptB gene encoding polyprenol phosphomannose-dependent alpha 1,6 mannosyltransferase MptB, which yields MVGAGSLRRIPAGRSDGDAAPLNGTERAQLSRLRRWGTVGSLLLMLGAGSSYGSASPIPNPIDGIRIAGLLSRIGPAALACSYTGIGLVVLCWFLIGRLAAPGRPRRLSRSQLSHTLAMWAVPLLVTPPLFSRDVYSYLAIGSMLRHGFNPYDSGPYDSLGDGDPFAHQVDVRWQHTPSPYGPVYLIIARALVGIVGDHVVIGILVQRLVELLGVAMIVWALPRLARICGFDPVAALWLGALNPLVLFHLIGGGHNEALMLGFMLAGLVIGYRRSPLAVVTGTVLISCGVGIKATAAMALAFLVIMVALRAGGRWRDLFRVGAVVGMVAALTFLVVTWASGAGFGWINALGTPGMVRSFLSLSTSLGVGSGQIGLLLGLGDHTQAVLDVMQPVGTLIGAVIALVVMWQCWQRRLNPILGLGIAMGAFVLLSPVIQPWYLLWAALPLACATADARYRRVTVWLTVLFSVTIMPNGATIAVFVIVQAVVVAAVGVAVVWWLLRRQGLLPTKDGADSEPDRPTGGRPDRTVSSAD from the coding sequence GTGGTCGGTGCCGGATCGTTGCGTCGCATCCCCGCCGGCCGATCGGACGGGGACGCGGCCCCGCTGAACGGGACCGAACGCGCCCAGTTGTCCCGCCTGCGCCGCTGGGGCACGGTCGGCTCCCTGCTACTGATGCTCGGAGCCGGGTCGTCGTACGGGTCGGCCTCCCCCATCCCCAACCCGATCGACGGCATCCGCATCGCCGGACTGCTCTCCCGGATCGGCCCCGCCGCGCTGGCCTGCTCCTACACCGGGATCGGCCTGGTCGTTCTGTGCTGGTTCCTGATCGGGCGGTTGGCCGCGCCCGGCCGGCCCCGCCGGCTGTCCCGCAGCCAGCTCAGCCACACCCTGGCCATGTGGGCCGTCCCGCTGCTCGTGACGCCGCCGTTGTTCTCCCGCGACGTCTACTCCTACCTGGCCATCGGGTCGATGCTGCGTCACGGGTTCAACCCCTACGACAGCGGACCGTACGACTCCCTGGGCGACGGCGACCCGTTCGCCCATCAGGTCGACGTCCGCTGGCAGCACACCCCCAGCCCCTACGGCCCCGTCTACCTGATCATCGCCCGGGCCCTCGTCGGGATCGTCGGCGACCACGTCGTCATCGGGATCCTCGTGCAGCGGCTGGTCGAACTGCTGGGCGTGGCGATGATCGTGTGGGCGCTGCCCCGCCTGGCCCGCATCTGCGGGTTCGATCCGGTCGCCGCGTTGTGGCTGGGCGCGCTCAACCCCCTGGTGCTGTTCCACCTCATCGGCGGGGGCCACAACGAGGCCCTGATGCTCGGCTTCATGCTGGCCGGGTTGGTCATCGGCTACCGGCGATCACCGCTGGCGGTGGTCACCGGCACGGTGCTGATCAGCTGCGGGGTCGGCATCAAGGCGACCGCGGCGATGGCCCTGGCCTTCCTGGTGATCATGGTCGCCCTCCGCGCCGGCGGACGGTGGCGGGATCTGTTCCGGGTCGGCGCGGTCGTCGGGATGGTCGCCGCCCTGACCTTCCTAGTGGTCACCTGGGCGTCCGGTGCCGGATTCGGGTGGATCAACGCGCTCGGCACCCCCGGCATGGTGCGGTCGTTCCTGTCCCTCTCCACGTCCCTCGGCGTCGGGTCCGGCCAGATCGGGCTGCTGCTCGGCCTGGGCGATCACACGCAGGCCGTCCTGGACGTCATGCAGCCGGTCGGCACGCTGATCGGCGCGGTGATCGCGCTGGTCGTGATGTGGCAGTGCTGGCAGCGGCGGCTCAATCCGATCCTCGGGCTGGGCATCGCCATGGGCGCGTTCGTCCTGCTGAGCCCCGTGATCCAGCCCTGGTACCTGCTGTGGGCGGCGCTGCCGCTGGCCTGTGCGACCGCCGACGCCCGCTACCGCCGGGTCACCGTCTGGCTGACCGTGTTGTTCTCGGTGACGATCATGCCCAACGGCGCGACGATCGCGGTGTTCGTCATCGTGCAGGCCGTGGTGGTCGCGGCCGTCGGCGTCGCCGTCGTCTGGTGGTTGCTCCGGCGGCAGGGCCTGCTGCCGACCAAGGACGGCGCCGATTCCGAGCCGGACCGCCCCACCGGCGGCCGGCCCGACCGGACGGTCAGTTCGGCGGATTGA
- a CDS encoding DedA family protein, with protein MTAATLTAAHLPGAGAALGGDSLLARLDTSAATQTAGELGGIAGWAVGVMETLGILGAALLIFAENLFPPLPSEVILPLAGFTASLGTFSLLWVIVGTTVGSVLGAVLLYWLGRTIGADRLRSMADRLPLMHGGDIDRAIDFFARHGGKAVFFGRMVPLFRSLISIPAGVQRMPLPKFLLLSTAGSLIWNTVFVLAGYLLGQNWALVEQSAGVLQWVVIAAVVIAVTVFVARRVRAQRARTADGR; from the coding sequence GTGACCGCCGCGACCCTGACCGCCGCCCATCTGCCCGGGGCCGGAGCCGCCCTCGGAGGCGATTCGCTGCTCGCCCGCCTGGACACCTCCGCCGCCACGCAGACCGCCGGCGAGCTGGGCGGTATCGCCGGCTGGGCCGTCGGGGTCATGGAGACCCTCGGCATCCTGGGGGCGGCACTGCTGATCTTCGCCGAGAACCTCTTCCCGCCGCTGCCCAGCGAGGTCATCCTGCCGCTGGCCGGATTCACCGCGTCCCTCGGCACGTTCTCGCTGCTGTGGGTGATCGTCGGTACGACCGTCGGGTCGGTGCTCGGTGCCGTGCTGCTCTACTGGCTCGGCCGGACCATCGGCGCGGACCGGCTGCGGTCGATGGCCGACCGGCTGCCGCTGATGCACGGCGGCGACATCGACCGGGCCATCGACTTCTTCGCCCGGCACGGCGGGAAGGCCGTGTTCTTCGGTCGGATGGTGCCGCTGTTCCGCAGCCTCATCTCCATCCCGGCCGGGGTGCAACGGATGCCGCTGCCGAAGTTCCTGCTGCTCAGCACGGCCGGCAGTCTGATCTGGAACACCGTCTTCGTCCTCGCCGGCTACCTGCTGGGTCAGAACTGGGCGCTGGTCGAGCAGTCGGCCGGGGTGTTGCAGTGGGTCGTGATCGCCGCGGTGGTGATCGCGGTGACCGTTTTCGTCGCCCGACGGGTGCGAGCGCAGCGGGCACGGACGGCCGACGGACGGTGA
- a CDS encoding helix-turn-helix transcriptional regulator: MKTATSASRTRRGGSVAVAHAPESPPVGPDAVEGGALAPERSADGRTRSAVVNLLLSDGPITAAALAERLGISAAAVRRHLDQLAAEGALTSREQPSRVARGRGRPARVYLLTAVGRERLPHGYDEIAVQAIRFLAETAGPDAVTAFARRRADALVEPFRDRLSATPDPAGRAEILAEALNSEGFAASLQQVGVGQQLCQHHCPVGAVAHEFPQLCEAELEVLTRELGTYAQRLATIARGDAVCTTFIPIDRPLRRSVPSTPGSPPADEH, encoded by the coding sequence GTGAAAACCGCGACGAGCGCCTCGCGGACCCGCCGCGGCGGGTCCGTCGCCGTGGCGCACGCCCCGGAATCCCCGCCCGTCGGTCCTGACGCGGTCGAAGGTGGCGCGCTCGCGCCCGAGCGTTCGGCCGACGGTCGCACCCGCTCGGCCGTCGTGAACCTGCTGCTCTCCGACGGTCCCATCACCGCCGCCGCGCTGGCCGAGCGGCTGGGCATCTCCGCCGCCGCGGTCCGCCGGCACCTCGACCAGCTGGCCGCCGAGGGAGCGTTGACCTCCCGCGAACAGCCCAGCCGGGTCGCCCGCGGGCGGGGCCGCCCGGCCCGCGTGTACCTGCTGACCGCGGTGGGCCGCGAACGGCTGCCGCACGGCTACGACGAGATCGCCGTCCAGGCGATCCGCTTCCTGGCCGAGACGGCCGGCCCGGACGCGGTCACCGCGTTCGCCCGTCGCCGGGCCGATGCGCTGGTCGAGCCGTTCCGCGACCGCCTGTCCGCCACCCCGGACCCGGCCGGTCGGGCCGAGATCCTGGCCGAGGCCCTGAACTCCGAAGGATTCGCCGCCTCCCTTCAGCAGGTCGGCGTCGGCCAGCAGCTCTGCCAGCACCACTGCCCGGTCGGTGCCGTCGCCCACGAGTTCCCTCAGCTCTGCGAAGCCGAACTCGAGGTGCTGACCCGGGAATTGGGGACCTACGCCCAGCGGTTGGCCACCATTGCCCGGGGCGACGCGGTCTGCACGACGTTCATCCCCATCGACCGGCCGCTGCGGCGCTCGGTTCCGTCGACGCCCGGGAGCCCGCCGGCCGACGAGCATTGA